Proteins encoded within one genomic window of Candidatus Syntrophocurvum alkaliphilum:
- a CDS encoding aldehyde ferredoxin oxidoreductase family protein translates to MQTIKIIEINLSTHNSKVYYLNQEQSKRTLGGMGVNAELIYERLKNKAVDPLGPENILVFSAGTLTGTGFPTGSRTEASAKSPLTGRFGTSNSGFFFGGNLKRAGYDTIVLTGQSDQPVYLVLSEQDVQFKDATKLWGIDAWECTELLETEYPKSSIATIGNAGENLVRYASIQNGRNDAWGRTGLGAVMGSKNLKAIIVNSNKKVSTADPDKYKNICKTARQMVRNSPFHKPFKQFGTLGASAAYGKFGALPTRNFSGQTIPEWAEKYGKNLLELYSRSHMTCESCWIACGHMVDINKGKYQGDQLKALEITPTITFCAQCSLSAEASFKATELCQRFGMDMVSAGSTVAMAFNLYEDGKLSKEEIGYSLQWGDEEAFIQLLTDIALGNGIGKILAKGSAEAEKLLNSDGYAMQIKNLEIPMIDPRGRWSTYSFGMLSNIRGGDHLRCRNPFENLRFNLTSSDMLWEAFKFPVEYYEQADIVPASLKKEIIDLENSRVNIPKMGKWSEDLITVFNSLGICIRPPILNAMGPTFLAEAYSVATGIDMSPIELMQSGERTWNLIKLYNLAEGEHPDDSKFPKKFFIPADGVKDLDESTVEAALKSYYAIRGWDEQGVPQQDKLSSLNI, encoded by the coding sequence ATGCAAACTATCAAAATTATTGAAATAAATCTTAGTACTCATAATTCAAAAGTATATTATTTAAACCAAGAACAAAGTAAAAGAACTTTAGGTGGTATGGGGGTAAATGCAGAGCTCATTTATGAACGTTTAAAAAATAAAGCTGTGGACCCATTAGGACCAGAAAATATCTTGGTTTTTTCTGCTGGCACCCTAACTGGGACAGGATTTCCAACGGGTTCACGTACCGAAGCATCAGCTAAATCTCCTCTTACAGGACGTTTTGGCACTTCTAATTCTGGCTTTTTCTTCGGAGGAAATCTAAAAAGGGCTGGTTATGATACTATTGTACTTACTGGTCAGTCAGATCAACCAGTTTATTTAGTCCTTTCTGAACAAGATGTGCAATTCAAGGATGCTACTAAACTTTGGGGAATTGACGCTTGGGAATGTACGGAATTATTAGAAACTGAATATCCGAAGTCTTCAATTGCAACAATTGGAAATGCGGGTGAGAATTTGGTCCGATATGCCTCAATTCAGAATGGTCGAAATGATGCTTGGGGGCGAACCGGATTGGGTGCTGTGATGGGATCAAAAAATTTAAAAGCAATTATTGTTAATTCTAATAAAAAAGTTAGCACTGCTGATCCTGATAAATACAAAAATATTTGCAAAACTGCTCGTCAAATGGTACGAAATTCACCTTTTCATAAACCATTTAAACAGTTTGGAACTCTTGGTGCATCAGCAGCTTATGGAAAATTTGGTGCCTTACCAACGCGCAATTTTTCGGGGCAAACTATTCCGGAATGGGCTGAAAAATACGGTAAAAATTTACTAGAGCTCTATAGTCGAAGTCATATGACTTGTGAGTCCTGTTGGATTGCATGTGGACATATGGTTGATATTAATAAGGGTAAATATCAAGGTGATCAGCTTAAAGCACTTGAGATTACCCCTACCATTACCTTTTGTGCACAATGTAGTTTAAGTGCTGAAGCTAGTTTCAAAGCTACTGAACTATGTCAGCGTTTTGGAATGGATATGGTTAGTGCAGGAAGCACTGTGGCCATGGCATTTAATCTTTATGAAGACGGAAAGTTGAGCAAAGAAGAGATTGGTTATTCTTTACAATGGGGTGATGAGGAAGCATTTATCCAATTACTTACGGATATTGCTTTGGGTAATGGTATTGGCAAAATTCTTGCAAAGGGATCTGCAGAGGCAGAGAAATTATTAAATAGTGATGGATATGCTATGCAGATTAAAAATTTAGAGATTCCCATGATAGACCCACGCGGGCGCTGGTCTACTTATAGCTTTGGTATGTTGAGTAATATTCGTGGTGGTGACCATCTGCGGTGTAGAAACCCATTTGAAAACCTTCGGTTTAATCTTACCTCTTCAGATATGTTATGGGAAGCATTTAAATTCCCAGTAGAATATTATGAGCAAGCAGATATAGTTCCTGCTAGTTTAAAGAAAGAAATTATTGATCTTGAAAACAGTAGGGTAAACATTCCTAAAATGGGAAAATGGTCTGAAGACTTGATTACCGTCTTTAATAGTTTAGGGATTTGTATCCGACCTCCTATTTTAAATGCCATGGGGCCCACTTTTTTGGCTGAAGCTTATTCAGTTGCGACTGGCATTGATATGAGTCCTATTGAACTAATGCAGAGTGGAGAAAGAACATGGAACCTAATAAAACTCTATAATTTAGCAGAAGGGGAACATCCAGATGACTCTAAATTTCCTAAGAAGTTTTTTATACCCGCAGATGGAGTTAAAGATCTAGATGAATCAACGGTCGAAGCGGCACTTAAGAGCTATTATGCAATTAGAGGATGGGATGAGCAGGGGGTTCCTCAACAAGATAAGCTTTCATCATTAAATATTTAG